The following proteins are co-located in the Cutaneotrichosporon cavernicola HIS019 DNA, chromosome: 3 genome:
- the NPY1 gene encoding uncharacterized protein (NADH pyrophosphatase-like rudimentary NUDIX domain), which yields MDVHANDTFVNFYAGAPPLNRLSFQRPKADVLNAHLERAKFLVFNEGKPLVHKGKISSPYFVDLAAVKPLVGEGFLAPSPNAPNEKAEESRRAGCILVFVGVDERGCPPGEDLNIPHGTPYFAIDATPAGTGLYAVKGDAEDLARQGRFEAPADSEWADARMSASLMDAWHAGLFAAARPIVDWNARNRHCPACGRHTYSLWGGWKRSCVTARGTPEERKLCFSNTGLHNFAHPRTDPVIIMGILDETGDRMLLGRNKSWPKGMYSCLAGFIEPGESFEEAVRREVLEEAGIVVGPVRYGSSQPWPYPANLMVGCFGRAAGGQSVRLDLDNELEDAQFFPRSVVARVATSKMGSKFTKNDYNQLDKAQDDRDVNAPAFIDPRPMDKFENFTKCPPETAIAGVLMRQWALGTHATHLVSSL from the exons ATGGACGTCCACGCCAACGACACCTTTGTCAA CTTCTACGcgggcgcgccgccgctcaaCCGCCTCTCGTTCCAGCGCCCCAAGGCAGATGTGCTGAAcgcgcacctcgagcgAGCCAAGTTCCTGGTGTTCAACGAGGGCAAGCCGCTGGTGCACAAGGGCAAGATCTCGTCGCCCTACTTCGTCGACCTGGCCGCCGTCAAGCCCctggtcggcgagggcttCCTTGCTCCGTCTCCTAATGCTCCGAACGAGAAGGCGGAGGagtcgcgccgcgccgggTGCATCCTAGTcttcgtcggcgtcgatgagcgCGGATGCCCACCGGGCGAGGACCTCAACATCCCGCACGGCACGCCGTACTTTGCGATTGACGCCACGCCGGCCGGAACTGGTCTGTACGCTGTGAAGGGggatgccgaggacctAGCGAGGCAGGGGCGCTTCGAGGCTCCCGCCGACTCGGAGTgggccgacgcgcgcatgagcgcgtcgctcaTGGATGCTTGGCACGCTGGCCTGTTCGCGGCCGCACGCCCAATCGTCGACTGGAACGCGCGCAACCGCCACTGTCCCGCATGTGGGCGGCACACTTACTCCCTCTGGGGCGGATGGAAGCGCTCGTGCGTCACCGCCCGCGGGACGCCTGAGGAGCGCAAGTTGTGCTTCAGCAACACCGGGCTGCACAACTTTGCGCACCCACGCACGGACCCGGTCATCATCATGGGCATCCTTGATGAGACAGGCGACCGCATGCTGCTGGGCCGGAACAAGAGCTGGCCCAAGGGCATGTACTCGTGTCTTGCTGGGTTTATCGAGCCGGGCGAGAGCTTTGAGGAGGCGGTGCGgcgcgaggtgctcgaggaggccggtATTGTAGTCGGCCCTGTGCGATA TGGCTCATCCCAGCCTTGGCCGTACCCGGCCAACCTCATGGTCGGGTGCTTTGGGCGTGCTGCCGGTGGGCAGAGTGTTCG cctcgacctcgacaacgagctcgaggacgcccAGTTTTTCCCTCGCTCGGttgtcgcgcgcgtcgccaccTCCAAGATGGGCTCCAAGTTTACCAAGAACGACTACAaccagctcgacaaggcGCAGGATGATCGCGACGTCAATGCGCCCGCTTTCATCGACCCCCGCCCCATGGACAAATTTGAGAACTTTACCAAGTGCCCACCGGAGACGGCCATTGCTGGCGTCCTCATGCGCCAGTGGGCGCTCGGGACGCACGCGACTCACCTGGTTAGCAGCCTCTAG